A single region of the Liolophura sinensis isolate JHLJ2023 chromosome 9, CUHK_Ljap_v2, whole genome shotgun sequence genome encodes:
- the LOC135475811 gene encoding uncharacterized protein LOC135475811, translating into MKTRYIPRPGTVSLQRLHDSGFIDLDDTTVPVTQRKKEFTQEDLTRTVDDVRNVVTEELRHCSRDILIAIESILKLTGKSPENACPSTGGSSNNSSRAEGNFSPGKVHSNDSSSGRSAEDAFVKMSAIHREVLKRNKDVILGQLIYTLPVIDLLYSRGFMDIAMATELRQQPSSSQRSEKLLKLMPRLPDEGFYIFCEGLASVGLNAVAQQLQNSSKELKAGCNIAIVINSSLREPCDTCLPLLIARRCILSSKQ; encoded by the exons ATGAAAA CCCGTTATATCCCTCGACCAGGAACCGTATCGTTACAAAGACTTCACGACTCCGGATTCATCGACCTGGATGACACCACGGTGCCGGTTACACAGAGGAAGAAAGAATTCACCCAAGAAGACTTGACGCGCACAGTTGATGACGTCAGAAATGTCGTGACGGAAGAGCTACGTCACTGTTCACGGGATATTCTCATTGCCATCGAAAGTATTCTGAAACTGACGGGAAAATCGCCAGAAA ACGCCTGTCCGTCAACGGGTGGATCGTCAAATAATTCCTCGAGGGCTGAAGGAAACTTCTCTCCCGGTAAAGTCCACTCTAACG ATTCCTCGAGCGGACGATCAGCTGAAGATGCCTTCGTCAAGATGTCTGCCATTCACAGGGAGGTGCTGAAACGGAACAAGGACGTGATTCTTGGGCAACTCATTTACACACTTCCAGTTATTGACCTACTTTACTCGAGAGGTTTTATGGACATCGCTATGGCCACAGAGCTCCGACAACAACCGTCTTCCTCACAGAGGAGTGAAAAGCTTCTCAAATTAATGCCGCGGCTCCCTGATGAAggtttttacatattttgtgaagGTTTGGCCAGTGTGGGGCTAAACGCCGTAGCGCAGCAGTTACAGAACAGCAGCAAAGAGCTGAAGGCAGGGT gTAATATAGCCATTGTGATTAACAGCTCTTTACGAGAACCTTGTGACACTTGTCTCCCTTTGTTGATAGCACGGCGTTGCATTCTGTCATCCAAACAGTAG